One window from the genome of Roseomonas haemaphysalidis encodes:
- a CDS encoding sulfate/molybdate ABC transporter ATP-binding protein — MSLEVAQLSRRFGDAQALRDVSLAVRGGEFVALLGPSGSGKTTLLRVLAGLDFADAGTVRIDGRDMSAVPARERGIGFVFQSYALFRHMSVFENIAFGLRVRPRAQRPTRAEIARRVEALLGRMGIAELARRLPEQISGGQRQRVALARALAIEPRLLLLDEPFGALDAEVRKGLRRWLRALHAELGLTSLFVTHDQEEAMELADRVAVMQAGAVVQFDTPAAILDRPASAFVAGFLGHAARLPARLAADALHFDPLPLPPLPRAALRATPEAEGPAVAFVRSHEWRIRPAAAGEGNATLLHARRSGGQEQLEIDLAGQVIEAEAAPGLLQPGQPCRIEAVTARAYADKP, encoded by the coding sequence ATGAGCCTGGAGGTCGCGCAGCTGTCCCGCCGCTTCGGCGACGCGCAGGCGCTGCGCGACGTATCGCTGGCCGTGCGGGGCGGCGAGTTCGTGGCGTTGCTCGGGCCGTCGGGCTCCGGCAAGACGACGCTGCTGCGCGTGCTCGCCGGCCTCGACTTCGCCGATGCGGGCACGGTGCGTATCGACGGGCGGGACATGTCGGCCGTGCCGGCGCGCGAGCGTGGCATCGGCTTTGTGTTCCAGAGCTACGCGCTGTTCCGGCACATGAGCGTGTTCGAGAACATCGCCTTCGGCCTGCGCGTGCGCCCGCGCGCGCAACGCCCGACACGCGCCGAGATCGCCCGCCGCGTGGAGGCGCTTCTGGGGCGCATGGGCATCGCCGAGCTTGCCCGCCGCCTGCCGGAGCAGATCTCCGGCGGCCAGCGGCAACGCGTGGCGCTGGCCCGCGCGCTGGCCATCGAGCCGCGCCTGCTGCTGCTGGACGAGCCCTTCGGCGCGCTGGACGCCGAGGTGCGCAAGGGCCTGCGCCGCTGGCTGCGCGCGCTGCATGCCGAGCTCGGCCTCACCAGCCTGTTCGTCACCCACGACCAGGAGGAGGCGATGGAGCTGGCCGACCGCGTGGCCGTGATGCAGGCCGGTGCCGTGGTGCAGTTCGACACCCCCGCCGCCATCCTGGACCGCCCCGCCAGCGCCTTTGTCGCCGGCTTCCTGGGCCACGCCGCCCGCCTGCCCGCGCGGCTTGCCGCCGACGCGCTGCATTTCGACCCCCTGCCCCTGCCGCCCCTGCCCCGCGCCGCGCTGCGCGCCACGCCGGAAGCCGAGGGCCCGGCGGTGGCCTTCGTCCGCAGTCACGAATGGCGCATCCGGCCCGCCGCCGCCGGCGAGGGCAACGCCACCCTGCTGCACGCCCGGCGCAGCGGCGGGCAGGAGCAGCTGGAGATCGACCTCGCCGGGCAGGTCATCGAGGCGGAAGCGGCGCCGGGCCTCTTGCAGCCCGGCCAACCCTGCCGGATCGAGGCGGTGACGGCGCGGGCTTACGCGGACAAGCCCTGA